One stretch of Rhinatrema bivittatum chromosome 8, aRhiBiv1.1, whole genome shotgun sequence DNA includes these proteins:
- the LOC115098183 gene encoding whey acidic protein-like isoform X1, which produces MKATGHIFLLLVLLTLWGQLQSMRGQTAATPPGGDKPGKCPGPRVKDPNGNFPSCDDFCSTDDDCPTNKKCCDNGAHKMCKTPAEDRPGNCPCDTEISSEDCGDVCTADSECATSLKCCTSKCGRSCIAPTGVTAGFCPPDVPPGVVTPCLVQCNNCSEKEKCCAHGCGRKCMPTSSVKPGFCPRNEMYCFVPTCPQCSSDSGCPGDEKCCSKDCGMECVAPLPEKSGECPKTSSCSSEEADLVCSSDYGCPGDQKCCRKKCVEPVFVSEQTK; this is translated from the exons ATGAAGGCAACAGGACACATCTTCCTGCTCCTGGTCCTGCTCACCCTCTGGGGCCAGCTGCAGTCTATGCGTGGTCAGACAGCAGCAACCCCACCAGGAGGAG ATAAACCTGGAAAATGCCCAGGGCCACGAGTTAAAGACCCAAATGGCAATTTCCCAAGCTGTGATGATTTCTGTAGCACAGATGATGACTGCCCAACAAACAAGAAATGCTGTGATAATGGAGCTCATAAGATGTGCAAAACTCCTGCAGAAG ACAGACCTGGCAATTGTCCATGCGACACAGAAATATCTTCAGAGGACTGCGGTGATGTGTGCACGGCCGATAGCGAATGTGCCACCAGCCTGAAGTGCTGCACCTCTAAGTGCGGTCGCAGTTGCATAGCACCTACTGGAG TGACAGCTGGATTCTGTCCTCCTGATGTCCCTCCTGGTGTAGTCACCCCCTGCCTTGTACAATGCAATAACTGTTCAGAGAAGGAAAAATGCTGTGCTCACGGCTGTGGCCGTAAATGCATGCCGACATCCTCAG TGAAACCAGGATTCTGCCCTCGAAATGAAATGTACTGTTTCGTCCCAACTTGTCCTCAGTGCAGTAGCGACAGCGGCTGTCCAGGAGATGAGAAGTGCTGTTCCAAAGACTGTGGAATGGAGTGTGTCGCACCACTGCCAG AGAAATCTGGTGAATGTCCAAAGACTTCTTCGTGTTCCTCTGAAGAAGCAGACTTGGTGTGCTCCAGTGATTATGGCTGCCCGGGTGATCAGAAGTGCTGCAGGAAAAAATGTGTGGAGCCTGTGTTTG TTTCAGAACAGACAAAGTAA
- the LOC115098183 gene encoding whey acidic protein-like isoform X2, with protein sequence MAPFSSTCLNFPVVPQKKTLYPAYKPGKCPGPRVKDPNGNFPSCDDFCSTDDDCPTNKKCCDNGAHKMCKTPAEDRPGNCPCDTEISSEDCGDVCTADSECATSLKCCTSKCGRSCIAPTGVTAGFCPPDVPPGVVTPCLVQCNNCSEKEKCCAHGCGRKCMPTSSVKPGFCPRNEMYCFVPTCPQCSSDSGCPGDEKCCSKDCGMECVAPLPEKSGECPKTSSCSSEEADLVCSSDYGCPGDQKCCRKKCVEPVFVSEQTK encoded by the exons ATAAACCTGGAAAATGCCCAGGGCCACGAGTTAAAGACCCAAATGGCAATTTCCCAAGCTGTGATGATTTCTGTAGCACAGATGATGACTGCCCAACAAACAAGAAATGCTGTGATAATGGAGCTCATAAGATGTGCAAAACTCCTGCAGAAG ACAGACCTGGCAATTGTCCATGCGACACAGAAATATCTTCAGAGGACTGCGGTGATGTGTGCACGGCCGATAGCGAATGTGCCACCAGCCTGAAGTGCTGCACCTCTAAGTGCGGTCGCAGTTGCATAGCACCTACTGGAG TGACAGCTGGATTCTGTCCTCCTGATGTCCCTCCTGGTGTAGTCACCCCCTGCCTTGTACAATGCAATAACTGTTCAGAGAAGGAAAAATGCTGTGCTCACGGCTGTGGCCGTAAATGCATGCCGACATCCTCAG TGAAACCAGGATTCTGCCCTCGAAATGAAATGTACTGTTTCGTCCCAACTTGTCCTCAGTGCAGTAGCGACAGCGGCTGTCCAGGAGATGAGAAGTGCTGTTCCAAAGACTGTGGAATGGAGTGTGTCGCACCACTGCCAG AGAAATCTGGTGAATGTCCAAAGACTTCTTCGTGTTCCTCTGAAGAAGCAGACTTGGTGTGCTCCAGTGATTATGGCTGCCCGGGTGATCAGAAGTGCTGCAGGAAAAAATGTGTGGAGCCTGTGTTTG TTTCAGAACAGACAAAGTAA